A DNA window from Setaria viridis chromosome 2, Setaria_viridis_v4.0, whole genome shotgun sequence contains the following coding sequences:
- the LOC117842278 gene encoding uncharacterized protein: MSIRSHMPVPFTNTSLTFVHIVWSSKDGFSIAGTILVLRVFRQPHSKMMDRVKRFTGMAKGASAIPVRRDEDESLVLFGDLYKHEKETDMNLLEPMFSVEFEAVQGDSRMFKLPSGKRDYLLPDSEKHDYDWLKTPPATPLFPSLEMEANSSQMVFQKELPTLQPVRTSRFSSKPDATSASTTSGSPTSSSTKSVTPTARPSSSSSKKSLNRGAAAPSKEQDSAYRIDKRSSYTPLTNRQHNSIPSAPTTTTTATKASKKASGNKPQPSNAVKNVARPDKASKDVTAPATKSRSNNSSVGAKDKKVNDGTTRRLSCPPAATTDNVQATAAPKGRSRAATGAVPATRKDAGATDAVLKGRRRAGEKEQRPKLGSLAKK; encoded by the exons ATGTCCATCCGGTCGCATATGCCTGTCCCTTTCACCAACACATCTCTTACATTTGTTCACATCGTGTGGAGCTCCAAGGATGGTTTCAGCATTGCCGGCACGATTTTGGTACTTAGAGTATTCCGGCAGCCTCATTCCAAGATG ATGGATCGCGTGAAGAGGTTCACTGGCATGGCAAAGGGCGCGTCTGCAATCCCAGTTCGGAGAGATGAAGATGAGAGCTTGGTTCTGTTTGGGGACCTGTACAAGCATGAGAAAGAGACGGATATGAACCTCCTTGAACCAATGTTCTCAGTGGAGTTTGAAGCTGTACAAG GAGATAGTCGCATGTTTAAGCTTCCTTCAGGAAAGAGGGATTACCTCCTGCCAGATAGTGAAAAGCATGATTACGATTG GCTCAAGACTCCTCCAGCAACACCACTATTTCCCTCCCTTGAGATGGAAGCCAACTCCTCCCAGATGGTTTTTCAGAAGGAACTGCCTACGCTACAGCCAGTCAGAACTTCAAGG TTCTCAAGCAAGCCTGACGCTACAAGTGCATCAACAACGTCTGGATCGCCTACCTCCAGCTCCACTAAGTCTGTAACTCCAACAGCAAGGCCCagctcttcatcatcaaagaaaaGCCTCAACAGGGGAGCTGCTGCTCCATCTAAAGAGCAGGATTCAGCTTACAGAATAGATAAGAGGTCCAGCTATACACCTCTGACGAATAGGCAGCACAATTCAATTCCTTCAGCTCCAACAACTACCACTACAGCCACCAAGGCATCCAAGAAAGCTTCAGGCAACAAACCTCAACCATCAAATGCAGTCAAGAATGTGGCCAGACCGGACAAGGCATCGAAGGACGTTACAGCACCCGCTACGAAATCTCGCTCGAACAATTCTTCAGTTGGTGCAAAGGATAAGAAGGTTAATGATGGCACCACCAGGAGACTATCATGCCCACCCGCTGCAACGACGGACAATGTGCAGGCTACAGCAGCACCAAAAGGGAGGAGCAGAGCTGCCACCGGTGCTGTGCCTGCTACACGTAAGGATGCCGGTGCCACTGATGCGGTACTGAAGGGAAGGAGGAGAGCAGGAGAGAAGGAGCAGAGGCCAAAGCTTGGAAGCCTTGCAAAGAAGTGA